A single region of the Streptomyces sp. AM 4-1-1 genome encodes:
- a CDS encoding DUF6304 family protein — protein MTDESWAGWYRDRKGSDAVILTTDGQRLSIRIRGVDFEGESFDDLGPVAGIPPESGMFALADGALTDCVLEWDLPLPVVVDGLVHQATLSCLLSLRREEPDLGLTLNLAGAVYESRRAECDFAAALATIQRVLPPGIRLQSCIACAFSDYFPATDRGLSGGLACFRGAKDAYRGAAGEDDVLDLWDRRTGFVQEIWSCREFEPRPDEGAGTGHRGAFPLEAV, from the coding sequence ATGACAGATGAGTCATGGGCAGGCTGGTACCGGGACCGCAAGGGTTCCGATGCCGTCATTCTCACCACAGACGGACAGCGACTGAGCATCCGCATACGCGGTGTCGACTTCGAGGGCGAAAGCTTCGACGATCTCGGACCGGTGGCCGGCATCCCCCCGGAGAGCGGAATGTTCGCCCTGGCGGACGGCGCGCTCACCGACTGCGTACTGGAGTGGGACCTGCCGCTCCCGGTCGTCGTGGACGGTCTGGTGCACCAGGCGACCCTCAGCTGTCTGCTCTCCCTGCGCCGCGAGGAGCCGGACCTCGGACTCACGCTGAATCTCGCGGGGGCCGTGTACGAATCCCGCAGGGCCGAGTGCGACTTCGCCGCCGCGCTCGCCACCATCCAGCGGGTGCTTCCGCCCGGTATCCGGCTCCAGTCCTGCATCGCCTGCGCCTTCTCGGACTACTTCCCGGCCACCGACCGCGGTCTCTCCGGCGGCCTGGCCTGCTTCCGGGGCGCGAAGGACGCCTACCGGGGCGCCGCGGGCGAGGACGACGTCCTCGATCTGTGGGACCGGCGGACCGGGTTCGTCCAGGAGATCTGGAGCTGCCGCGAGTTCGAGCCCCGCCCCGACGAGGGCGCGGGCACCGGCCACCGAGGGGCGTTCCCCCTCGAAGCGGTCTGA
- a CDS encoding GNAT family N-acetyltransferase — translation MGVRARRADRGDRAQVVRILEEAFHDDPVSGWVFPDEIHRRAVHGAFLGVFVDVALAEGHIDLLEDGTAAALWLQVPEGEPTEEDPTPALMRRTADPDNERAELVGKLTGAVHPHHRAHEYLLMIGVLPGRQGQGLGVALMADVLDRCDREGVPVYLEASSERSRGLYERLGFALMDRTVELPEGPTMWPMWREPRPA, via the coding sequence ATGGGCGTACGGGCACGACGGGCGGACCGGGGCGACAGGGCGCAGGTGGTCCGCATCCTGGAAGAGGCGTTCCACGACGATCCGGTCAGCGGCTGGGTGTTCCCCGACGAGATCCACCGCCGGGCGGTGCACGGCGCGTTCCTCGGCGTCTTCGTCGACGTGGCGCTCGCCGAGGGGCACATCGACCTGCTGGAGGACGGCACGGCCGCCGCGCTCTGGCTCCAGGTGCCGGAGGGGGAGCCGACGGAGGAGGACCCGACCCCGGCCCTGATGCGCCGGACCGCCGATCCCGACAACGAGCGCGCCGAACTGGTCGGGAAGCTCACGGGCGCGGTCCATCCCCATCACCGGGCCCACGAGTACCTGCTCATGATCGGTGTCCTTCCCGGCCGGCAGGGCCAGGGTCTCGGCGTCGCGCTGATGGCCGACGTGCTCGACCGCTGCGACCGCGAGGGCGTCCCCGTCTATCTGGAGGCGAGCAGCGAGCGCAGCCGCGGACTCTACGAACGGCTGGGCTTCGCCCTTATGGACCGGACCGTCGAACTGCCGGAGGGCCCCACGATGTGGCCGATGTGGCGCGAGCCCCGCCCGGCCTGA